The Blautia pseudococcoides genome segment CGCAGATGGTCTGTGAAAAATACGGCGGTGAGGTGCCGGGCACCCTGGAGGAGCTGACACTGCTTCCGGGAGTGGGGCGTAAGACCGCCAATGTCATCCGGGGAAATATTTTTCATGAGCCCAGTGTTGTGGTGGATACCCATGTAAAACGGATCTCCAAACGCCTGGGATTCACAAAAGAGGAGGACCCCGAAAAGATTGAGTTGGATCTTATGAAGGTTCTGCCAAAAGAACACTGGATTCTCTATAATATACAGATCATCACCTTTGGACGGCAGATCTGCTTTGCCAGAAGTCCAAAATGTGAGGATTGTTTTTTGACAGATTACTGTAAAGAATATAAAGAACGACAAAAAAAGAAAAGGAAAAAGTAACAGAGCAGCAGGTCTGAACAATAACGGTCCGGACACTTACTGAGCAGTTACAGGGGTATTAAGGATATGGATGCATATATAGCTCTGGACCTGGAGACTACGGGCTTGTCACCCAAATCAGACAGAATCCTGGAAATAGGCGCTGCCAGGGTGGTGAATGGAATTGTGGAGGAAAGATGCAGCACACTCATTGATCCAAGAATGGAGATTCCGGAAAAGGTCACAGAACTGACGGGAATCACTGAGGATATGGTGGTGGGGATGCCGGAAATAAAAGATGTGGTGGCAGGTCTTGTTGCCTTCTGCGGTGACCTGCCGCTTTTGGGGCATAATATTATGTTTGACTACAGGTTTGTAAAGCACAGCGCAGTCAACAGCGGCCTTACCTTTGAGGCGGAGGGAATGGATACTCTGAAAATTTCCAGAGCGCTGCTTGCCGACCTTCCAAGCCGCAGCCTGCAGAGTCTCCGCTTACACTATGGGATTCCCCAGGAGAATGCCCACAGGGCACTGGACGACGCACTGACAACACACCTTCTGTATCAGAGGCTGAAACGTGAGTACGGCGAAGACAATGCAGAGCTATTTACACCCAAAAAACTGAATTACAAAGTTAAAAAGCAGGGACCTGCCACACAGGCACAAAAACGCCACTTGCAGGAATTAGTAAAATATCATAGAATAGAGCTTAGCATGGATGTGGAGAGCCTGACTAAAAATGAAGCCTCCAGACTGATAGATACGATTTTAGGGTGTTATGGAAAGATTATGAGGTGAAATGACAATGATGAATATGAATAATAAAAAAGTAAAACGCGTGGTTGCAGGTATTGTGGCAGGGATTCTGGTTCTGGCTATGGTTCTTCCCATGGCATTGTCCTTTTTAAACTGACAGACAGAGAGGACAGGGAACATGAAGATAGGAAAATTACCGGAACCGGTGTTGATCCGTTCCGTTTTAAAAGAAGTACAGCATAGAAGGCCGGAGGTCCTGGTCGGACCGGCAGTGGGACAGGACTGTGCGGTTTTGGAGCCGGCAAAAGGAGATGTGCTGGTATTCTCCTCTGACCCCATCACCGGGACCGTAAAGGATATCGGAAGCCACAGCGTGCATATCACAGCCAATGATCTGGCAGCTTCCGGGGCAGAGCCTCTGGGGATCATGGTGACGATACTTTTGACACCGGAGACAGAGGAAACACAGTTAAAAGAGATGATGCGGGGGCTGGAGGCAGCCTGTGAACAGTTGAATATTGAGGTTATGGGAGGGCACACGGAGATCACAGATGTGGTGAAGCAGCCCCTTATTTCCATAACAGGTGTGGGCAGAATTCCCAAAGAAGAGGTTTTGACCACCTCTGCGGCAATGCCCGGCCAGGATGTTGTCATAACAAAATGGATCGGACTGGAAGGTACTTCCATTGCTGCAAAAGAGAAAGAAGAAACTCTGCTGGAGCGTTTTGCCCCTTCTTTTGTGGAGACGGCGAAAAGGTTTGACCAGTATCTTTCCGTGGTGCCCGAGGCCAGAGTGGCAAAATCCTGGGGCGTTTCTGCCATGCATGACATTACAGAGGGCGGCGTGTTCGGTGCGCTCTGGGAGATGGGCAGCGGTTCCGGCACGGGTCTTGATATTGATCTGAAGAAGATACCCATCCGGCAGGAGACTGTGGAGGTGTGTGAGGTGCTGGGGCTGAACCCTTATATCCTCATGTCCAGCGGTTCCATGCTGATAACCACAGATGACGGGTTTGGTCTGGTCAGAAAGCTGGAGCAGGCGGGAATTCATGCAGCAGTGGTGGGAAAAGTCACGGACAGCAATGACAGGATCCTGAGAAATGGTGAGGATACCAGATATCTGGATAAACCCCAGAGTGACGAGCTTTATAAAATATATCTTGGATAAAAGTCCGCAGACGGACCGGAAAGAGTCCGGGCGGAAAAAGAGGCGAAACAATTATGGCAAAACTTAACATTGTACTTTTCGAGCCGGAGATTCCGGCAAATACAGGAAATATCGGGAGAACCTGTGTTGCCACAGGCACCAGGCTGCATTTGATCGAGCCTTTGGGGTTTATGCTGAATGAAAAGTCGATCAAACGCGCAGGAATGGACTACTGGAAGGACCTGGATGTGACCACCTACATGAATTATGAGGATTTCCTGGAGCGCAATCCGGGTGCCAAAATATACATGGCAACAACAAAAGGCCCTCAGACTTATGTGGATGTCCAGTATGAGGAGGACTGTTACATTATGTTCGGCAAAGAGAGTGCCGGGATTCCTGAGGAGATCCTTCTGGAAAACCAGGAGACAGCCATCCGTATCCCTATGATTGGAAATATCCGTTCTCTGAATCTGGCTAATTCCGTGGCTATCGTACTCTATGAGGCGCTGCGGCAGAACCATTTTGACCA includes the following:
- the nth gene encoding endonuclease III, with product MTKRTKEILDKLDEVYTTEYKCYLNHENPGQLLIATMLSAQCTDARVNIVTKDLFKKYPDMQAFAHADLKELEQDIKPTGFYHNKAKNIIGCAQMVCEKYGGEVPGTLEELTLLPGVGRKTANVIRGNIFHEPSVVVDTHVKRISKRLGFTKEEDPEKIELDLMKVLPKEHWILYNIQIITFGRQICFARSPKCEDCFLTDYCKEYKERQKKKRKK
- a CDS encoding 3'-5' exonuclease, coding for MDAYIALDLETTGLSPKSDRILEIGAARVVNGIVEERCSTLIDPRMEIPEKVTELTGITEDMVVGMPEIKDVVAGLVAFCGDLPLLGHNIMFDYRFVKHSAVNSGLTFEAEGMDTLKISRALLADLPSRSLQSLRLHYGIPQENAHRALDDALTTHLLYQRLKREYGEDNAELFTPKKLNYKVKKQGPATQAQKRHLQELVKYHRIELSMDVESLTKNEASRLIDTILGCYGKIMR
- a CDS encoding AIR synthase family protein, which produces MKIGKLPEPVLIRSVLKEVQHRRPEVLVGPAVGQDCAVLEPAKGDVLVFSSDPITGTVKDIGSHSVHITANDLAASGAEPLGIMVTILLTPETEETQLKEMMRGLEAACEQLNIEVMGGHTEITDVVKQPLISITGVGRIPKEEVLTTSAAMPGQDVVITKWIGLEGTSIAAKEKEETLLERFAPSFVETAKRFDQYLSVVPEARVAKSWGVSAMHDITEGGVFGALWEMGSGSGTGLDIDLKKIPIRQETVEVCEVLGLNPYILMSSGSMLITTDDGFGLVRKLEQAGIHAAVVGKVTDSNDRILRNGEDTRYLDKPQSDELYKIYLG
- the trmL gene encoding tRNA (uridine(34)/cytosine(34)/5-carboxymethylaminomethyluridine(34)-2'-O)-methyltransferase TrmL codes for the protein MAKLNIVLFEPEIPANTGNIGRTCVATGTRLHLIEPLGFMLNEKSIKRAGMDYWKDLDVTTYMNYEDFLERNPGAKIYMATTKGPQTYVDVQYEEDCYIMFGKESAGIPEEILLENQETAIRIPMIGNIRSLNLANSVAIVLYEALRQNHFDHMQMEGHLTKYDWKQ